From the genome of Vigna angularis cultivar LongXiaoDou No.4 chromosome 11, ASM1680809v1, whole genome shotgun sequence, one region includes:
- the LOC108332469 gene encoding cyclic nucleotide-gated ion channel 4 translates to MATSHYVSDSRVSRMHYSSTDDQDDDDEEEEEEDDDFKFYDINVGAEDEPKKPDIFSGSSFWREFGVVLDPRAKWVQEWNRVFLLVSTTGLFVDPLFFYALSISDTCMCIFIDGWLVVTVTVLRCMTDTLHVWNMWLHFKMAKRSSSHARDSHASRGGYALRYLKAKRGFFFDLFVIFPIPQIVLWVVIPSLLEKGSITLVMTVFLIMFLFQYLPKIYHSVCLLRRMQNLSGYIFGTVWWGIALNMIAYFVASHAAGACWYLLGLQRAAKCLEEQCAKTVGCGLRTLCCKKPIYYGGSSIVRDKTRLAWAANREARSTCLDTADNYDYGAYAWSVQLITNDSRLEKILFPIFWGLMTLSTFGNLESTPERLEVIFNIIVLTSGLLLVTMLIGNIKVFLHATTSKKQAMQLKMRNIEWWMSKRKLPQSFRQRVRNYERQRWAAMRGVDECQMIKNLPEGLRRDIKYHLCLDLVRQVPLFQHMDDLVLENICDRVKSLVFPKGETITREGDPVQRMLFVVRGHLQSSQVLRDGVKSYCMLGPGNFSGDELLSWCMRRPFIERLPPSSSTLVTLEATEAFGLEAKDVKYVTQHFRYTFVKEKVKRSARYYSPGWRTWAAVAIQLAWRRYKHRLTLTCLSFIRPRRPASRCTSMEEDRLRLYTALLTSPKPNQDHFDS, encoded by the exons ATGGCCACCTCTCACTATGTTTCAGACTCACGTGTCTCACGCATGCACTACTCCTCCACCGACGAccaagatgatgatgatgaggaggaagaggaggaagacgATGACTTCAAATTCTACGACATTAATGTTGGTGCCGAAGACGAGCCCAAGAAGCCTGACATCTTTTCCGGCAGCAGTTTCTGGCGGGAGTTCGGGGTGGTGCTGGATCCGCGAGCCAAATGGGTCCAAGAGTGGAACAGGGTGTTCCTCCTGGTGAGCACCACGGGGCTTTTCGTGGACCCGCTGTTCTTCTACGCGCTGTCCATAAGCGACACATGTATGTGCATCTTCATCGACGGCTGGCTCGTGGTCACCGTCACCGTGCTTCGGTGCATGACCGACACGTTGCACGTGTGGAACATGTGGCTCCATTTCAAGATGGCTAAACGCTCTTCTTCTCACGCCAGAGACTCTCACGCCTCTCGCGGTGGCTATGCTCTTCGCTACCTCAAGGCTAAGAGGGGTTTCTTCTTCGACCTCTTCGTCATCTTCCCCATTCCCCAG ATTGTGTTATGGGTGGTAATTCCGTCTCTTTTGGAGAAAGGATCAATTACGTTAGTGATGACAGTGTTCTTAATCATGTTTCTCTTTCAATATCTTCCCAAAATTTATCACTCCGTTTGCCTCTTGCGTCGCATGCAAAATCTTTCTGGCTACATTTTTGGAACCGTTTGGTGGGGCATCGCCCTCAACATGATCGCGTATTTTGTAGCTTCCCAT GCAGCAGGGGCGTGTTGGTACTTGTTAGGGTTGCAAAGGGCAGCAAAGTGTTTGGAAGAACAGTGTGCAAAAACAGTAGGTTGTGGCTTGAGAACACTTTGCTGCAAAAAGCCTATATACTATGGAGGAAGTAGCATTGTAAGGGACAAAACCAGATTGGCATGGGCTGCAAACAGGGAAGCAAGGTCTACTTGTTTGGACACTGCTGATAACTACGACTATGGTGCATACGCATGGTCTGTTCAACTCATCACCAACGATAGCAGATTGGAAAAAATACTTTTCCCTATCTTCTGGGGCCTAATGACTCTCAG CACTTTCGGGAACCTAGAGAGCACACCGGAGAGGCTAGAAGTGATTTTCAACATAATTGTGCTGACTAGTGGCCTCCTTCTAGTGACTATGCTGATTGGAAACATCAAG GTGTTTTTGCATGCGACGACATCAAAGAAGCAAGCAATGCAACTGAAGATGAGGAACATTGAATGGTGGATGAGCAAAAGGAAGTTACCACAAAGTTTCAGGCAGCGCGTGAGAAACTATGAGAGGCAGCGTTGGGCTGCCATGCGAGGGGTTGATGAATGCCAAATGATAAAGAATCTCCCCGAGGGACTAAGAAGAGACATCAAGTACCATCTCTGTTTGGATTTGGTGAGGCAG GTGCCACTGTTTCAGCATATGGACGATTTGGTGCTAGAGAACATTTGTGACCGTGTGAAGTCCCTTGTATTTCCAAAAGGAGAAACA ATAACGAGAGAGGGAGACCCAGTTCAAAGAATGTTATTTGTAGTAAGAGGTCACCTTCAAAGCAGCCAAGTTCTACGAGACGGGGTGAAAAGTTACTGCATGTTAGGGCCAGGGAACTTCAGCGGCGACGAGCTTCTTTCATGGTGTATGAGAAGGCCGTTCATAGAGCGTCTTCCACCGTCATCAAGCACTTTGGTAACACTTGAAGCGACGGAGGCATTTGGGCTAGAAGCAAAGGACGTGAAGTACGTGACGCAGCACTTCAGGTACACATTTGTGAAGGAAAAGGTTAAGAGAAGTGCAAGGTATTACTCACCAGGGTGGAGAACTTGGGCTGCAGTGGCCATTCAATTGGCATGGAGAAGGTATAAGCACCGTTTGACTTTGACATGTTTGTCCTTCATAAGGCCTCGCAGACCTGCCTCAAGGTGCACTTCCATGGAGGAGGATAGACTTCGTCTGTATACGGCATTGTTAACCTCACCAAAGCCTAATCAGGATCACTTTGACTCCTGA